A genomic region of Pongo pygmaeus isolate AG05252 chromosome 7, NHGRI_mPonPyg2-v2.0_pri, whole genome shotgun sequence contains the following coding sequences:
- the NAPRT gene encoding nicotinate phosphoribosyltransferase, giving the protein MAAEQDPEGRAAARPLLTDLYQATMALGYWRAGRARDAAEFELFFRRCPFDGAFALAAGLRDCVRFLRAFRLRDADVQFLASVLPPDTDPAFFEHLRALDCSEVTVRALPEGSLAFPGVPLLQVSGPLLVVQLLETPLLCLVSYASLVATNAARLRLIAGPEKRLLEMGLRRAQGPDGGLTASTYSYLGGFDSSSNVLAGQLRGVPVAGTLAHSFVTSFSGSEVPPDPMLAPAAGEGPGVDLAAKAQVWLEPVCAHLGLGVQEPHPGERAAFVAYALAFPRAFQGLLDSYSVWRSGLPNFLAVALALGELGYRAVGVRLDSGDLLQQAQEIRKVFRAAAAQFQVPWLESVSIAVSNNIDEEALARLAQEGSEVNVIGIGTSVVTCPQQPSLGGVYKLVAVGGQPRMKLTEDPEKQTLPGSKAAFRLLGSDGSLLMDVLQLAEEPEPQAGQELRVWPPGAQEPCTVRPAQVEPLLRLCLQQGQLCEPLPSLAESRALAQLSLSQLSPEHRRLRSPAQYQVVLSERLQALVNSLRAGPSP; this is encoded by the exons ATGGCGGCGGAGCAGGACCCCGAGGGGCGCGCGGCGGCGCGGCCGCTCCTCACTGACCTCTACCAGGCCACCATGGCGCTGGGCTATTGGCGCGCGGGCCGGGCGCGGGACGCCGCCGAGTTCGAGCTCTTCTTCCGCCGCTGCCCGTTCGATGGCGCCTTCGCCTTGGCCGCCGGCTTGCGCGACTGTGTGCGCTTCCTGCGCGCCTTCCGCCTGCGGGACGCCG ACGTGCAGTTCCTGGCCTCGGTGCTGCCCCCAGACACGGACCCTGCGTTCTTCGAGCACCTTCGGGCCCTCGACTGCTCCGAGGTGACGGTGCGAGCCCTGCCCGAGGGCTCCCTCGCCTTCCCGGGC GTGCCGCTCCTGCAGGTGTCCGGGCCGCTCCTGGTGGTGCAGCTGCTGGAGACACCGCTGCTCTGCCTGGTCAGCTACGCCAG CCTGGTGGCCACCAACGCAGCGCGGCTTCGCTTGATCGCAGGGCCAGAGAAGCGGCTGCTAGAGATGGGCCTGAGGCGGGCTCAGGGCCCCGATGGGGGCCTGACAGCCTCCACCTACAGCTACCTGGGCG GCTTCGACAGCAGCAGCAACGTGCTAGCGGGCCAGCTGCGAGGTGTGCCGGTGGCCGGGACCCTGGCCCACTCCTTCGTCACTTCCTTTTCAGGCAGCGAGGTGCCCCCTGACCCG ATGTTGGCGCCAGCAGCTGGTGAGGGCCCTGGGGTGGACCTGGCAGCCAAAGCCCAGGTGTGGCTGGAGCCCGTGTGTGCCCacctggggctgggggtgcaggAGCCGCACCCAGGCGAGCGGGCAGCCTTTGTGGCCTATGCCTTGGCTTTTCCCCGGGCCTTCCAGGGCCTCCTGGACTCCTACAGCGTGTGGAG GAGTGGTCTGCCCAACTTCCTAGCAGTCGCCCTGGCCTTGGGAGAGCTGGGCTACCGGGCAGTGGGCGTGAGGCTGGACAGTGGCGACCTGCTACAGCAGGCTCAGGAGATCCGCAAGGTCTTCCGAGCTGCTGCAGCGCA GTTCCAGGTGCCCTGGCTGGAGTCAGTCTCCATCGCAGTCAGCAACAACATTGACGAGGAGGCGCTGGCCCGACTGGCCCAGGAG ggCAGTGAGGTGAATGTCATTGGCATTGGCACCAGTGTGGTCACCTGCCCCCAACAGCCTTCCCTGGGCGGCGTCTATAAG CTGGTGGCCGTCGGGGGCCAGCCGCGAATGAAGCTGACCGAGGACCCTGAGAAGCAGACGTTGCCTGGGAGCAAGGCTGCTTTCCGGCTCCTGGGCTCTGACG GGTCTCTACTCATGGACGTGCTGCAGTTAGCAGAAGAGCCGGAGCCAcaggctgggcaggagctgagggTGTGGCCTCCAGGGGCCCAGGAGCCCTGTACCGTGAGGCCAGCCCAGGTGGAGCCACTACTGCGGCTCTGCCTCCAGCAGGGACAG CTGTGTGAGCCGCTCCCATCCCTGGCAGAGTCTAGAGCCTTGGCCCAGCTGTCCCTGAGCCAACTCAGCCCTGAGCACAGGCGGCTGCGGAGCCCTGCACAGTACCAG GTGGTGCTGTCCGAGAGGCTGCAGGCCCTGGTGAACAGTCTGCGTGCAGGGCCGTCCCCCTGA